In Lewinellaceae bacterium, a single window of DNA contains:
- the hypA gene encoding hydrogenase maturation nickel metallochaperone HypA, whose protein sequence is MHELSIVMSIVDSAREQVAKHGASRVESIGLEIGTLAGIEPDALEFAWEAAVPETVLAGAERHIHYVQARAKCTGCGEEFDIQQLFEPCPHCGEYFNDLVQGKELRIKTMTLVTN, encoded by the coding sequence ATGCATGAACTCTCCATCGTCATGAGCATTGTGGATTCCGCCCGGGAGCAGGTGGCCAAACACGGCGCATCACGGGTGGAAAGCATCGGCCTGGAGATCGGCACCCTGGCCGGCATCGAGCCGGACGCCCTGGAATTCGCCTGGGAAGCCGCCGTGCCGGAAACAGTTCTGGCCGGCGCCGAGCGCCACATTCATTATGTTCAGGCCAGGGCAAAATGTACCGGCTGTGGAGAGGAGTTCGACATACAACAGCTCTTTGAGCCCTGCCCTCATTGCGGGGAGTACTTCAATGACCTGGTGCAGGGGAAAGAGCTTCGGATAAAAACGATGACGCTGGTGACGAATTGA
- the hypB gene encoding hydrogenase nickel incorporation protein HypB: MCSTCGCNQPSDAVTITLIGEEEQQPGHEHHHHGHEHSHSHEHHHGHHHHSHDHNHEGHHHHHSHSHHEHEHGHSHGKTVVELEQDILQQNNLLAERNRGFLEAKDILALNLVSSPGSGKTSLLERTLKDLAGEFSCCVIEGDQQTSNDADRIAATGAPVVQINTGKGCHLDSDMVNKALKKLKPADGSLLFIENVGNLVCPSLFDLGEAARVVIISVTEGDDKPIKYPDMFHSSQLCIINKIDLLPYVQFDVEKTKEYARRVNHHLEFIELSATSGEGMEAWYEWLKQRVNV, encoded by the coding sequence ATGTGCAGCACTTGCGGATGCAATCAACCTTCGGACGCGGTCACCATCACCCTAATCGGTGAAGAGGAACAACAACCCGGCCACGAGCATCACCATCATGGCCATGAACACAGCCATAGCCATGAGCATCATCATGGCCATCACCACCATAGCCACGACCATAATCACGAGGGGCACCACCACCACCATAGCCACAGTCACCATGAGCACGAGCACGGGCATAGCCACGGCAAGACCGTCGTAGAGCTGGAACAGGACATCCTGCAGCAAAACAACCTGCTGGCCGAGCGCAACCGCGGCTTCCTGGAAGCCAAAGACATCCTGGCGCTCAACCTGGTCAGCTCGCCCGGCTCGGGCAAGACCAGCCTGCTGGAACGCACGCTCAAAGACCTTGCCGGCGAGTTCAGTTGCTGCGTCATCGAAGGCGACCAGCAGACGAGCAACGACGCCGACCGCATTGCCGCCACCGGCGCGCCCGTGGTGCAGATCAACACCGGCAAGGGCTGCCACCTCGACTCCGACATGGTCAACAAGGCCCTGAAAAAGCTGAAGCCGGCAGATGGTTCTTTGCTCTTCATCGAGAACGTCGGCAACCTGGTCTGCCCTTCCCTCTTCGACCTGGGCGAGGCGGCCCGCGTGGTCATCATCTCCGTCACCGAAGGAGACGACAAGCCCATTAAGTACCCGGACATGTTCCATTCCTCCCAGCTTTGCATCATCAACAAGATCGACCTGCTGCCCTACGTACAGTTTGATGTGGAGAAAACCAAGGAGTACGCCCGCCGGGTCAACCACCACCTGGAGTTCATCGAGCTTTCAGCGACGAGCGGGGAGGGGATGGAGGCGTGGTATGAGTGGCTGAAACAACGTGTAAATGTGTAA
- a CDS encoding HypC/HybG/HupF family hydrogenase formation chaperone yields the protein MCLAIPGKITAIPTVLDDLFRVAKVSFGGIQKDVDLTMVPEAQIGDYVLVHVGVAISVVDEEEAKKTFEYLQQIGELEELGPEGEATG from the coding sequence ATGTGCCTGGCCATTCCCGGAAAAATAACCGCCATCCCCACCGTCCTGGACGACTTATTTCGCGTCGCCAAGGTCTCTTTTGGGGGCATACAGAAAGACGTTGACCTCACCATGGTGCCCGAGGCGCAGATCGGGGATTATGTGCTCGTCCATGTGGGCGTAGCGATCAGTGTAGTGGATGAGGAGGAGGCGAAGAAGACGTTTGAGTACCTGCAGCAGATCGGGGAGTTGGAGGAGTTGGGGCCGGAAGGGGAAGCCACGGGTTGA